A window of Apium graveolens cultivar Ventura chromosome 8, ASM990537v1, whole genome shotgun sequence contains these coding sequences:
- the LOC141680663 gene encoding uncharacterized protein LOC141680663, with the protein MPFGLTIAPASFQSWMNVVFRPLLRKCVLVFFDDVLVYSKNFEDHWIHLAAVFQLMKDNNMFMKASKCAFAVQKIEYLGHFISAQGVETDPNKVSAVNSWQVPRSVKELRGFLGLAGFVKKEAFEWTKHAQKAFEELKVALTTTPVLAVPNFDLSFIVEIDASNKGIRVVLMQQGHPLAFISRTLGPKWQKLSVYEKELLNIVFAVQKWEQYLSAYHPATNGQTKVVNRCLENYLRCMCSFNEKTWCSWLPLSEWWYNTHFHTSSQITPYEVVYGQPPLLHFPYLAGEVINAEVDRSLRRREQIMADLKSNLQKAQQRIKVYGDKHRSDRSFAVDDWVWLKLQLYRQHSIHQRGNYKLSARFYGPFQVIVVGKVAYKLRLPSSATIHDVFHVSQLKVFHGQVPLTVTLRTSMRTSDRVPLAILERRVQKVNNTVKIQFLVHWEGLPDSEAT; encoded by the exons ATGCCTTTTGGCTTGACTATTGCTCCTGCTTCTTTCCAGTCTTGGATGAATGTTGTTTTTAGGCCATTACTAAGAAAGTGTGTCTTGGTATTTTTTGATGATGTGCTGGTTTATAGTAAGAATTTCGAGGATCATTGGATTCATTTAGCTGCAGTTTTTCAACTTATGAAAGATAATAATATGTTTATGAAAGCTAGTAAATGTGCATTTGCTGTCCAGAAGATTGAGTATTTGGGCCATTTTATATCAGCACAAGGTGTGGAGACTGATCCAAATAAAGTATCAGCTGTTAACAGTTGGCAAGTACCACGTAGTGTTAAAGAATTGAGGGGATTTTTAGGCTTGGCTGG ATTTGTTAAAAAAGAAGCATTTGAATGGACAAAACATGCTCAGAAAGCTTTTGAAGAATTAAAAGTGGCTTTAACTACTACACCTGTATTAGCTGTGCCTAATTTTGATTTGTCATTTATTGTAGAAATAGATGCTTCTAATAAGGGTATTAGAGTTGTATTGATGCAACAAGGTCATCCTTTAGCCTTTATTAGTAGAACTTTAGGTCCCAAATGGCAAAAACTATCAGTTTATGAAAAGGAGTTACTGAATATTGTCTTTGCAGTTCAGAAATGGGAGCAGTATTTGTCAG CATACCACCCAGCTACAAATGGTCAAACAAAAGTGGTGAATAGATGCTTAGAGAATTATTTGAGGTGTATGTGCAGTTTTAATGAAAAAACCTGGTGTTCTTGGTTACCATTATCGGAATGGTGGTATAATACTCATTTTCATACTTCTTCTCAAATCACACCTTATGAAGTGGTGTATGGTCAACCTCCTCTATTGCATTTTCCTTACTTAGCTGGTGAAGTAATTAATGCAGAGGTTGATAGGAGTTTGCGAAGAAGGGAGCAAATTATGGCTGATCTTAAAAGTAACTTGCAGAAGGCTCAACAGAGGATCAAAGTATATGGTGATAAGCATAGATCTGATAgaagttttgcagttgatgactGGGTTTGGTTAAAACTTCAACTTTATCGACAACATTCAATACATCAGAGAGGCAATTATAAACTTTCTGCAAGGTTTTATGGTCCTTTTCAAGTAATTGTTGTGGGGAAGGTGGCATATAAGCTCAGGCTTCCTAGTTCTGCCACAATCCATGATGTTTTTCATGTTTCTCAGTTAAAAGTATTTCATGGTCAGGTTCCTTTAACTGTTACACTTCGTACTTCTATGAGGACATCTGATAGAGTGCCTTTAGCTATCCTGGAAAGGAGAGTTCAGAAGGTCAACAATACCGTGAAAATTCAATTTCTGGTTCATTGGGAGGGTCTTCCTGATTCTGAAGCTACTTAG